One genomic window of Diospyros lotus cultivar Yz01 chromosome 8, ASM1463336v1, whole genome shotgun sequence includes the following:
- the LOC127808768 gene encoding tryptophan aminotransferase-related protein 4-like, protein MKKSSIYGAGLACSVAVNLFFLVNLYVGASRKQPGWSQRAAAEAEVVAGVSCSGHGRAFLDGPVVDGKHVCECNSCYGGPDCSLFLPECLANADGGDPLFLEPFWVQHAASSAVLVSGWHRMSYSFGDLSTISSELEKLIRRVHAIAKNAVTEGRHIVFGVGSTQLLSAAVYALSPENSSSPARVVAAAPYYPLYEIQTEYFRSVDFRFEGDANLWKNSSDMAAANVIEFVTSPNNPDCQLNKAVLQGPLVKTIHDHAYYWPHFTAIPAPADEDLMIFTTSKLTGHAGSRLGWAVIKDEAVYQRMLQYIETSELGVSRDTQLRALKLLKAVLEGDGREIFEFAYRKMSTRWEKLRRALSTSTRFSLQPTAPQYCTFFQEVRGPSPAYAWLKCEREEEDDCSAVLHAANILGREGKKYGVENRHTRLSLLRSQDDFDLLLSRLTNLVSGEDGAKSSM, encoded by the exons ATGAAGAAGAGCTCCATCTACGGGGCGGGCCTGGCCTGTTCTGTGGCTGTTAATCTCTTCTTCTTGGTGAATCTGTATGTGGGCGCCAGCCGGAAGCAGCCAGGCTGGAGCCAGAGGGCGGCGGCGGAGGCGGAGGTGGTGGCCGGAGTTTCATGCTCCGGCCATGGAAGAGCCTTCTTAGATGGGCCGGTGGTTGATGGCAAGCATGTCTGTGAGTGTAACTCTTGCTATGGAGGCCCTGATTGCTCTCTCTTCTTGCCTGAATGCCTTGCAAATGCAGAtgg GGGAGACCCCCTGTTCTTGGAGCCCTTCTGGGTGCAGCACGCAGCCAGCAGTGCGGTGTTGGTGTCAGGATGGCACCGTATGAGCTATTCGTTTGGCGATCTCTCTACGATTTCGAGCGAGCTCGAGAAGCTCATTCGCAGAGTGCATGCAATAGCCAAGAACGCTGTCACAGAAGGAAGACACATCGTCTTTGGGGTTGGCTCAACCCAACTTCTCAGTGCTGCAGTTTATGCCCTTTCCCCTGAGAATTCATCTTCTCCTGCAAGAGTTGTGGCTGCAGCCCCTTATTACCCG CTTTATGAAATCCAAACAGAGTACTTCAGATCGGTTGATTTTAGGTTCGAGGGAGACGCAAATTTGTGGAAGAACTCATCAGACATGGCAGCTGCAAACGTGATTGAGTTTGTGACTTCGCCAAATAACCCTGACTGCCAGTTGAACAAGGCTGTTCTGCAAGGCCCACTAGTGAAGACAATTCATGATCATGCCTATTACTGGCCCCATTTCACAGCAATTCCAGCTCCGGCAGATGAAGACCTCATGATTTTTACCACCTCTAAGCTCACCGGCCATGCTGGCAGCAGACTTGG ATGGGCAGTGATTAAGGATGAGGCAGTTTACCAGAGGATGCTGCAGTACATAGAAACGTCTGAACTGGGGGTTTCAAGGGATACTCAGTTAAGGGCTCTGAAGCTTCTGAAAGCAGTACTAGAAGGGGATGGAAgggaaatatttgaatttgcTTACAGAAAAATGAGCACTCGATGGGAGAAGCTTAGAAGAGCATTGTCCACTTCAACGCGTTTTTCCCTGCAGCCCACTGCACCTCAGTACTGCACTTTCTTCCAAGAAGTCCGGGGGCCGTCTCCAG CTTATGCATGGTTGAAGTGTGAAAGGGAAGAGGAGGATGACTGCAGTGCAGTCCTCCATGCGGCCAATATCTTGGGCCGGGAAGGTAAAAAGTACGGTGTCGAAAATAGACATACACGCCTCAGCCTCCTCAGGAGCCAAGATGATTTCGACCTGTTATTGAGCCGATTAACCAACTTAGTCTCTGGGGAAGACGGTGCTAAATCCAGTATGTGA